The following proteins are co-located in the Camelina sativa cultivar DH55 chromosome 12, Cs, whole genome shotgun sequence genome:
- the LOC109128089 gene encoding uncharacterized protein LOC109128089: MVMKRTSHVRLLRLLLCLMFVIGLVEASIPGGGMGPEIYTPPSGSCGAPIAKYDISSQVLTKRPPPCRRPRLGNQEDVVTLTHATRP; this comes from the exons ATGGTGATGAAGAGAACGTCACATGTTCGTCTGCTACGTCTTCTGCTTTGCCTGATGTTTGTGATTGGTCTTGTAGAAGCTAGTATACCAG GTGGCGGTATGGGTCCAGAAATATATACTCCACCATCAGGATCATGTGGAGCTCCTATTGCCAAATACGATATTTCGTCCCAGGTACTAACCAAGAGACCACCACCATGTAGACGTCCTCGACTCGGAAATCAAGAAGATGTTGTGACCCTGACCCATGCCACACGTCCTTGA